ATGATTTTTTAGTAGAGATTGTTGAACTTCCAAATCATCCATGGGCTATTGGTTGCCAATTCCATCCTGAATTCAAATCAAGACCTAATAGGCCACACCCATTATTCAAATCATTTTTAGAAGCTATTTATGAGCATTCTAAAAATTAATTTTTTTTATTTTTTTATCAATTTAATGAACTAAAATCAATTTTGCAAGCTTATTTTCTATCTAATTAATATTATAGTTCGTATAATACTATAATTATGAATTTTAGTCTAATATGCTTATTTCAAATATCAATTACAGTGCTATTTTGCATTATGGCTGCAATTTTTGATGTAAAAGATGGTATTATTCCCAACTGGTTGACAAGATTTCTTTTGATTTTTGGATTTATATCTAATTTAATTTTGTCGCTGTTTTCATCTAACATTAAATACATTTTAGCTTCAATTATTTCAGTAGTTATAACTTACTTCATCACTTATATGATGTGGCAATTGAATATATGGGGTGGTGGTGATGTAAAATTATTCACTGGAATATCTTCAGTAATACCATTCGGTACCAATGTTGACTTTTTGGATATTTTTCCCCAATTGTCCATATATCCGTTTTCGTTTAGTGTTGTCTTAAACAGTATCTTGGTATCATTTCCATTTCTAATAATCTTTGTAACCTATTTGATATTTAAAAACAATATTTTCAAAGAAAATAAGGATTTTCTATTCAATTTACTTAATATTAACAGTGTAAAATATCTGATTGAATCCACCCTCAATAAAATGATTCCTGTAAAGGATATATGTGAAGGCGCAATTGTTAATGAATATTATTTCAATAATGAGCATATTTGTCATTTAATAAATGAAATTGGGGGTAACTTGAAGGTCTATAAAAATGAACATGATTCGTATTATAAATATTATTTTAAATCACAAAGTGCAGGTGGAATAACTGAAAAGGAAATGTATCTGCTAAAAATTATGAATGCTCAGGGGTTTATTTCTGATGAAATTTCAGTTAAGATTTCATTTCCATTTGCGCCGGCAATTCTTTTTGGTCTGATGGTTGCAGTTATTTACGGAGATATAATAATGTTATTTACAAAAAATATTTTTTTGGTGGTTTGAATGATTGGGGAAAATCATGGTCAGGTCTCTTTAGAGTATTTGTTGATTTTTACAATTTCTTTAATTATTTTGATTGCATTTACTATGCCCTTAGTAAATAAAAGTATGGAAACAACATTGGATGTTTCTGATTCTCTAAAAATCAAATCTGATTTGTCAAAAATCGCTTCAGCTATCAAAACGGTCTATGGAGAGGGTCAAGGATCAAAACAAACGGTCAATGTTTATGTACCACAATCAGTTAAGGTAAATTTTGAAAGTAAATATCTGTCTTGCAATTTAAAGCTTAAGGATAAATCGAATAAATATATTAAGGTTCCTTATAAGTCAAATCTTGAATCTTCTTCATTAACTCTTAAAAAGGGTAAAAATTCTGTTGTTGTAGAATGGCCTGCAGGTAGTGAAAACATGTTTGTTAGTGTATGATTTTGCATGATTCTATCAAAAGTTATTTTAATAGCGTTATTTAAAATATAATCTATAATGTTAAATGGCGTGTGAATTATGGATATTATAACTTCAATTATTTATATCATTTTATTCATTATAATGATGATATTTGTCTTTTCTATTGGTATGATTAGGAAATACATGCCAAAAAAGGAAATTCTTTTAGTTATTCTTGTAGCTTTTTTAATCGGATCAATTGGAGGTGCATTTTTCCTGGAACCTATTTATCAGGAAGTGCCTTCGGTCATGACTGCTGTTGAAAGGAATATGCCTAATAATGAAGAGACATTATATTTGGATTTATCTTCTTCAAATGATTTGGCTGAACTAGAAAATAATCTGTCTCATACTGACGGTTTTAAATCATATAATGAGGAAAGTGTTTCGATATCTCTGTGGAGTTTTAGTGATACTGAAAAGTCATATTTTGAAGAGATAGTTGGAAACATTGATGATCACTATAAGAATTATACTGTAAACTCTTCTGGAAAGATTACTATTTATCTTGCAGATAATTATTCTGCATCCAATGCTTTGAAATCTTTTTCAGATTGGTATAAGTTAGTATATGGGGATACATTATCTTATGCACAAGTACATTCAAAATTGGTAATTGATGCATCACATTTGGATGAATTTGAGAAAAACTTGCTTGCTCGAGGTATTGTTGCAAGTAAGATGGAAGGTCCAATTCAGAGTAGTATTGACAATGCAAATGCATCAATGGTTTCAGATACCAGTTTCGTATTATTCACTGGAGCAATAGGAATTTTCGTTGCGGTACTTGGAATTTATTTCGATTCGTTTGTTGTATATTATAGAAGACTTAGAAAATTCTTAAGGACTAAACAAAAACGGTAATTTTATGAAAGTTGCTATTCTATTTTCTGGTGGAAAAGATAGTACGATGGCATTGTATTATGCATTAAAGGAGGAAGAAGATGTTAAATATCTTCTTTCCATGAAATCCGTTAATGATGAATCTTACATGTTTCATGTCCCAAACATTCACATCACTGATTTGCTTGCAGAAGCGCTTGATATTCCTATCATTTCTGCGGTGACTCAAGGTGTTAAAGAAGAAGAACTTGAAGATTTAAAAAGAGAATTTGAAAATCTTAAAAGTTTGGGTGTTGAAGCCATATACACCGGGGCACTTTATTCTGTTTATCAAAAATCCAGAATCGAAAGACTGGGGGATGAAGTTGGCCTAAAGATTATTTCACCATATTGGCATGTAAATGAACTTGAATATATGAGAGAAATTGTTTCTCTGGGCTTTAAGATTATCATTTCAGGCGTAGCTGCTTGGGGTTTGGATGAATCTTGGCTGGGACGAATCATTGACGATAAAGTCATTGATGAGTTGGTTAAACTCAATGAAAAATATCAGGTCAACATTGC
The uncultured Methanobrevibacter sp. DNA segment above includes these coding regions:
- a CDS encoding class III signal peptide-containing protein, which produces MIGENHGQVSLEYLLIFTISLIILIAFTMPLVNKSMETTLDVSDSLKIKSDLSKIASAIKTVYGEGQGSKQTVNVYVPQSVKVNFESKYLSCNLKLKDKSNKYIKVPYKSNLESSSLTLKKGKNSVVVEWPAGSENMFVSV
- a CDS encoding prepilin peptidase; the encoded protein is MNFSLICLFQISITVLFCIMAAIFDVKDGIIPNWLTRFLLIFGFISNLILSLFSSNIKYILASIISVVITYFITYMMWQLNIWGGGDVKLFTGISSVIPFGTNVDFLDIFPQLSIYPFSFSVVLNSILVSFPFLIIFVTYLIFKNNIFKENKDFLFNLLNINSVKYLIESTLNKMIPVKDICEGAIVNEYYFNNEHICHLINEIGGNLKVYKNEHDSYYKYYFKSQSAGGITEKEMYLLKIMNAQGFISDEISVKISFPFAPAILFGLMVAVIYGDIIMLFTKNIFLVV
- a CDS encoding TIGR00289 family protein encodes the protein MKVAILFSGGKDSTMALYYALKEEEDVKYLLSMKSVNDESYMFHVPNIHITDLLAEALDIPIISAVTQGVKEEELEDLKREFENLKSLGVEAIYTGALYSVYQKSRIERLGDEVGLKIISPYWHVNELEYMREIVSLGFKIIISGVAAWGLDESWLGRIIDDKVIDELVKLNEKYQVNIAFEGGEAETLAIDGPIFKKRVKILKDKKEWHLDSGVYIIEDAILEEK